Proteins from a single region of Orcinus orca chromosome 20, mOrcOrc1.1, whole genome shotgun sequence:
- the ORC6 gene encoding origin recognition complex subunit 6 isoform X2: MCLDLAASYVKFPLDRDYLIKLSGLNKKMYQSCLKSFECLLGLNSNIGIRDLAVQFSCTEAVNMASKILQSYESSLPQTQQVDLDLSRPLFTTAALLSACKILKLKVDKNKMAATSGVKKAMFDRLCKQLEKIGQQIDREPGDSATPPWKKKKTVVEPSATEIENVVEIPHKPQKDEDLTQDYEQWKRKILENAAKAQKATTE, from the exons ATGTGCCTGGACCTTGCAGCTTCCTACGTGAAGTTCCCCTTGGACAGG GATTATTTAATTAAACTTTCTGGTTTGAACAAGAAGATGTATCAGAGTTGCCTTAAATCTTTTGAGTGTTTACTGGGCCTGAACTCGAATATTGGAATAAGAGACCTAGCTGTACAGTTTAGCTGTACAGAAGCAGTGAACATGGCTTCAAAGATACTGCAAAG CTATGAGTCCAGTCTTCCACAAACACAGCAAGTGGATCTTGACTTATCCAGGCCGCTTTTCACCACTGCTGCACTACTTTCAGCATGCAA GATTCTAAAGCTAAAGgtggacaaaaataaaatggcagcCACATCCGGTGTAAAAAAAGCCATGTTTGATCGACTCTGTAAACAGTTAGAGAAGATTGGGCAGCAGATCGACA gagAGCCTGGAGATTCAGCTACTCCAccatggaagaaaaagaagacagtggTTGAACCTTCAGCAACGG aaatagagaatgTAGTAGAGATCCCACATAAACCGCAAAAAGATGAAGATCTGACACAGGATTATGAACagtggaaaaggaaaattttggaaaatgctgCCAAAGCACAAAAGGCTACAACAGAGTGA
- the ORC6 gene encoding origin recognition complex subunit 6 isoform X1: MEPGLIRRLAPRLGIAEPEVLRKAEEYLRLSHVKCIGLAARTTETSNAVMCLDLAASYVKFPLDRDYLIKLSGLNKKMYQSCLKSFECLLGLNSNIGIRDLAVQFSCTEAVNMASKILQSYESSLPQTQQVDLDLSRPLFTTAALLSACKILKLKVDKNKMAATSGVKKAMFDRLCKQLEKIGQQIDREPGDSATPPWKKKKTVVEPSATEIENVVEIPHKPQKDEDLTQDYEQWKRKILENAAKAQKATTE, translated from the exons ATGGAACCTGGTCTGATCCGGCGTTTAGCCCCGCGCCTGGGCATCGCCGAGCCGGAGGTGCTGAG GAAAGCAGAGGAGTACTTGCGACTGTCCCATGTGAAGTGCATTGGCCTAGCGGCACGAACCACAGAAACCAGCAATGCAGTCATGTGCCTGGACCTTGCAGCTTCCTACGTGAAGTTCCCCTTGGACAGG GATTATTTAATTAAACTTTCTGGTTTGAACAAGAAGATGTATCAGAGTTGCCTTAAATCTTTTGAGTGTTTACTGGGCCTGAACTCGAATATTGGAATAAGAGACCTAGCTGTACAGTTTAGCTGTACAGAAGCAGTGAACATGGCTTCAAAGATACTGCAAAG CTATGAGTCCAGTCTTCCACAAACACAGCAAGTGGATCTTGACTTATCCAGGCCGCTTTTCACCACTGCTGCACTACTTTCAGCATGCAA GATTCTAAAGCTAAAGgtggacaaaaataaaatggcagcCACATCCGGTGTAAAAAAAGCCATGTTTGATCGACTCTGTAAACAGTTAGAGAAGATTGGGCAGCAGATCGACA gagAGCCTGGAGATTCAGCTACTCCAccatggaagaaaaagaagacagtggTTGAACCTTCAGCAACGG aaatagagaatgTAGTAGAGATCCCACATAAACCGCAAAAAGATGAAGATCTGACACAGGATTATGAACagtggaaaaggaaaattttggaaaatgctgCCAAAGCACAAAAGGCTACAACAGAGTGA